The following coding sequences lie in one Micropterus dolomieu isolate WLL.071019.BEF.003 ecotype Adirondacks linkage group LG15, ASM2129224v1, whole genome shotgun sequence genomic window:
- the LOC123984471 gene encoding baculoviral IAP repeat-containing protein 6-like has protein sequence MAAAASPGSGSSTSSDWIVLRDGCLRCDEVGLRSLSYHPALNAILAVTSRGSIKVIDGTSGAILQASALHAKPGGRVRCQYFPAVDKVLFVDDYAVGCRKDLNGILLLDTALQPPVAKPEDMVQLELPVTENE, from the exons ATGGCGGCCGCGGCCTCGCCGGGCTCCGGCTCGTCCACCTCCTCAGACTGGATTGTACTGAGAGACGGTTGCCTGCGTTGCGACGAGGTGGGCCTGCGAAGCCTTTCCTACCACCCGGCCCTCAACGCTATCTTGGCCGTCACCAGCCgcggcagtatcaaagtaattgACGGCACTTCGGGGGCCATTCTCCAGGCTTCAGCGTTGCATG CTAAACCTGGCGGTCGTGTCAGGTGTCAGTACTTTCCCGCTGTGGACAAGGTGCTTTTTGTGGACGACTATGCAGTTGGATGCAGGAAGGACCTTAACGGCATCCTGCTCCTGGACACCGCTCTCCAGCCTCCAGTGGCCAAGCCTGAGGATATGGTTCAGCTGGAGCTGCCGGTAACAGAG aatGAATAA